In Phocoenobacter uteri, a single window of DNA contains:
- a CDS encoding DNA topoisomerase has protein sequence MRFGYEYGARSIVTTDLGWKTLYQNDANNDDGVEDIADLNFDNLNEGCKGECLSADWKKLETKPKALYTMDSLLNDLTRVANYVLDPNLKKVLIDKDKNKEGEHGGIGTPATRDEILKGLFERGFYQ, from the coding sequence ATGCGTTTTGGGTATGAATATGGAGCAAGGAGTATTGTTACTACTGATTTAGGGTGGAAAACATTGTACCAGAATGATGCAAATAATGATGATGGTGTTGAGGATATTGCTGATTTAAATTTTGATAATTTAAATGAGGGGTGTAAAGGAGAGTGCTTATCTGCGGATTGGAAAAAATTAGAAACAAAACCAAAAGCATTATATACCATGGATAGCTTGTTAAATGATTTAACAAGGGTAGCAAATTATGTTTTAGATCCTAACTTAAAGAAAGTTCTTATAGATAAAGATAAAAATAAAGAAGGGGAGCATGGTGGTATTGGTACTCCAGCAACAAGGGATGAAATATTGAAAGGATTGTTTGAAAGGGGGTTCTATCAATGA